The Fulvia fulva chromosome 1, complete sequence region CTGCTTGTAGAGACCGTAGCTGCCACATCTGCGGATCGTCCCGTCCTCGTGGGCTCCTATGGAGTTCCTGCTATTCTCTATGATGATCTCGATGCTTTGTGTCATGGCCCATGGCTTCAGTGGTATGTCATTGCAAAATTGCCGTGCGCAGGTATTGGGCAAGCTGTAGATGGCCGTCAACAGGTGTTGTCACCATGTTGGAGCACACGGTTCCAGCTCACGAAGCCTATCGTCTGATGGCATGCGGACTAGAAGCCTCTCCTATTTCGTGAACATTTGTGTCAATTGTGACTGCAGAGCTTCCGTCGATGTGGACGCCGCCTTGTCCTTCTCACTCTGAAGCTCCTCGAGACTCTTTATCCGCAGCTCCTTGATCTTCAAGATGGTATATCGATGCTTGCTCTTCACTTTCCTCACATGCCTGTTCCTTCGCTTCGTCTTTTCCTTGATCCGCAGAGGTTCGCTTTCCACGCCCATGACCACTGCCCTGCAGACAAAAAGCCTGTCGTCAATGTATGAGAACTTGCCCTTGGCGATGTGTGGGACAAAGTGTGGCGCGTGGATCGCCGTGGGTGTCGCTGCCAATGGGCCGGTGGGCATAACTCGCGAATGGCTGGCGAGGGAGCCTGTTGTCGGGTCCAGCACCTCGACAGTCGTAGTGGTGGGACTCTTCAGCTTCGGTGCTGCTGCGGGAGCTTTGAGGGTGAACTCTCTGCTTCCCAAGTTGATGGCTCTGTTCAGACGCAGGACGTCGCCGGGCTCAACATCGTGCATCAGGAAGGGTAGGCGTAGTGTGTCGCCCTCGGTCACCAGGTAGGGATTGCCATGTATGTGGACAGTGACATAATGTGGACCCTGCGCTCTCAGGACTGGAAGTAGTTCTCGCAACTGAGGAGAGAGGTGCAACGGTGAGGATGCTGGAGCTGGGCCGGGTGTCTGCGACGATGGAGGTGGCAGTGGTGTTGGAGAGGCATTATCTGCGTCTTGCGATGCCAGCGACAGACCCCTCCGCCCCAATGGCTTCTTCTGTGGTGGTGCCTTCTGCGGTGTATGTCTACTGCTCGTGACGCGCTTGATGTGAGGAGTCGTCTCGGGTGATGTCGCTGTCGCCGTCGCTGTCGTGCTCAAGCTGAGGCTGGCTATCCATGGTATGAGGAATGTCGGAGGCAATCGCGAGGGAGTCTCCAAAGCAGCACGTTTCAAAGGGGTGGCTAGCATCGTTGCCATTGTGTGTTGCGACGCCTTCAATGTGCCAAACATGCACATGCACCCATCTGCAGACACTCCCACAGGCGAGAAGGAGATGCTGCGGGCGGCAAAGTTGCCGCTTCGGATCGCCTCTCGCCTTCCCTCCATCGAGAACTTCTTCGCAGACACCGACACTACTCGACATCACAGCACGCACGACAACACCGCCGCGATGCCTCAGAACGAGTATATGAAGCGCTTCACCGCGCTGCATGGCCGCCGTCTTGACCATGAGGAACGCACTCGCAAGCGGACTGCACGAGAGGCACACCATGAATCGAAGAAGGCGCAGAACTATACTGGCCTGCGGGCTAAGCTGCACCAGCAGAAGCGCCACAAGGAGAAGATCCAGATGAAGAAGGCCATCAAACAGCAGGAGGAGAAGAACGTCAAGTCGTCCGAGCCAGCACAACCCTCGAGCACGCCACTTCCCAGCTACCTGCTTGACCGAAGCAACACCACAAACGCGAAAGCACTCAGTTCGGCAATCAAGAACAAGCGAGCTGAGAAGGCTGCCAAATTCAGTGTGCCTCTTCCCAAGGTCCGAGGCATCAGCGAGGAGGAGATGTTCAAGGTGGTCAAGACGGGCAAGAAGACTGCCAAGAAGAGCTGGAAGCGCATGATCACAAAGCCTACCTTCGTCGGTCCCGATTTCAC contains the following coding sequences:
- a CDS encoding Ribosome biogenesis protein NSA2 translates to MPQNEYMKRFTALHGRRLDHEERTRKRTAREAHHESKKAQNYTGLRAKLHQQKRHKEKIQMKKAIKQQEEKNVKSSEPAQPSSTPLPSYLLDRSNTTNAKALSSAIKNKRAEKAAKFSVPLPKVRGISEEEMFKVVKTGKKTAKKSWKRMITKPTFVGPDFTRRPVKYERFIRPMGLRYKKANVTHPELGVTVQLPIISVKKNPQNPMYTQLGVLTKGTIIEVNVSELGLVTAGGKVVWGRWAQITNNCENDGKSV